TCGGCGCGCGCGAAGCGCTGTTCGTCGTCGAGCCGATCGCCGACGTGCAGCTGGACCTGTGCGATGCCGATGTCCCACTGCTCGGCCAGCTGCTCCGGAAGGCAGGCGGTCGAGTCGGTCATCACGGCTACGTGGTTCACCACAGTCAGGCAGGCTAACCCCGCGGCGTCCAAATGGTGTAGTCCCGATGCCACTGGATGGGATGGAACACACACTGTACGCAGTCGGCCGGAAACTAACGGGACGATGGTCCCGATATTTGGCTCATCCAGGTGAATGCGGTCACCTCGGCGCGCGGGCGGACCCGGGTCTGCGCTTAACTACCGGCGAGTACAGCCCTGCGGGCGCGCTGAGGCGCCCGACGTAACGGGAGGTCGTGAAGGACCCATGACGAACATCGTTGTCCTGGTCAAGCAGGTGCCCGACACCTACTCCGAGCGCAAGCTCAGCGAGTCCGACCACACCCTTGACCGCGAGTCCGCCGATGCGGTGCTCGACGAGATCAACGAGCGTGCGGTCGAGGAAGCGCTGAAGATCAAGGAAGCCGGCGAGGGCGAGGTGACCGTGCTCGCGGTCGGCCCGGACCGCGCCACCGACGCGATCCGCAAGGCGCTCTCGATGGGTGCCGACAAGGCCATCCACGTCTCCGACCCGGCGCTGCACGGCTCCGACCTGCTCGCCACCGCGAAGGTGATCGCCGCCGCGGTGCGCAAGGTGGAGAACGTCGATCTGGTGATCGCCGGCAACGAGGCCTCCGACGGCCGCGGCGGTGCGGTACCCGCGGTCGTGGCCGAGCTGCTCGGCCTGCCGCAGCTCACCCACGCCCGGCAGCTGACCGTCGAGGGCACCTCGGTGAAGGTCGACCGGGAGACCGCGGACGAGGGCCTGACCCATCTCGAGGCGAGCCTGCCGGCGCTGGTCAGCGTCACCGAGAAGATCAACGAGCCGCGGTACCCGTCCTTCAAGGGCATCATGGCCGCGAAGAAGAAGCCGGTGGAGACCCTCACCGTCGCCGACCTCGGGATCGACGCCGGCGAGGTCGGCCTCGGCAACGCCTGGTCCGCCGTGGTGGAAGCCGCGCCGAAGCCCCCGCGCACCGCGGGTGAGCGCGTCGAGGACGACGGCGACGGCGGCAAGAAGGTCGCCGAGTACCTGGTCGGCCAGAAGATCATCTGAGACTGAGACTTGCTAGGAGACGGGAAACATGTCTGAAGTTCTGGTCCTCGTCGACCACGTCGACGGTGAGGTCAAGAAGTCCACGCTTGAGCTGCTGACCGCGGCCCGCGCGCTCGGTGAGCCGTCGGCCGTGGTGGTCGGCGAGCCGGGCACGGCGGGCAAGGTCAAGGACAGCCTGGCCGCCTACGGTGCCGCGAAGGTGTACGTCGCGGAGTCCGCCGACGCCGCCGGTTACCTGGCCACGCCGAAGGTGGACGCGCTCGCGCTGCTGGCCGAGAAGGCGTCCCCGGCCGCGGTGCTGGTCTCCGCGACCGCGGAGGGCAAGGAGGTGTCCGGCCGCCTCGCCGCGCGCCTGGACGCCGGGCTGCTGATCGACGTGGTCGGGGTCAACTCCGACGGCACGGTCGACCAGTCGGTCTTCGGTGGCGCGTACTCGGTGAAGGCCAAGTCCGCCAAGGGCACGCCGGTCATCTCGGTGCGTCCCGGTGCGGTCGAGGCCGAGCGGGCCGACGGTGCCGCCGCGGAGGAGGCCGTCGAGCTGCCCGCGGTGGACCCGGCCAAGTCGGCCAGGATCACCGGTGTGGAGCCGATCGTCGGCGGCGACCGCCCCGAGCTGACCGAGGCCTCGATCGTGGTCTCCGGTGGCCGCGGTGTCGGTTCGGCCGAGAAGTTCGACGTGGTGGAGAAGCTGGCCGACTCGCTCGGCGCGGCCGTCGGCGCCTCGCGTGCCGCGGTCGACTCCGGCTACTACCCGGCGCAGTTCCAGGTCGGCCAGACCGGTAAGACGGTCTCGCCGCAGCTGTACATCGCGCTGGGCATCTCCGGCGCGATCCAGCACCGGGCCGGCATGCAGACCTCGAAGACGATCATCGCGGTCAACAAGGACCCCGAGGCCCCGATCTTCGAGATCGCCGACTTCGGTGTGGTGGGCGACCTGTTCAACGTCGCCCCGCAGCTGACCGAGGCCGTCGCCGAGCGCAAGGGCTGAGGCTGTTCCTCGCGGGTTCTCGGCCTTCTCATACCTGAGAGAAGGCTGAGAACCCGCTATTAACTGAACGTGCACCGAGACGCCACCGCGCGGCTCTCCCGGTGGTTCTTCCCGGGCGTAGACCTAGTGGCATGACTCGATCACAGCTGCTCGTCAGCACTGATCAGGCCGGTGTCGAGCTGCCCGCGGGCGCTCCCCGCTACTCCCTTCTCGTCGCCAACGACAACGACGAAGTGGTCGCCGCGCAGCGCCTGCGCCACCGCGTTTTCGCCGAGGAGATGGGCGCCACCCTCCACTCGCCGCGGCCGGGGCTCGACATCGACGAGTTCGACCGGTTCTGCGACCACCTGGTGGTCCGCGACGACAACAGCGGCGAGATCGTCGGCACCTACCGCATGCTGCCGCCCGAGCGCGCCGCCGAAGCCGGCCGCCTCTACTCGGACACCGAGTTCGACCTGACCGCGCTCGCCGACCTCCGCCGCTCGCTGGTCGAAACCGGCCGCTCCTGCGTGCACCCCGACCACCGCAGCGGTGCCGTGGTGAGCCTGGTCTGGGCCGGTATCGCGCGCTACATGCTGTTGTCCGGCCACCGGTACCTCGCCGGCTGCGCCTCCGTTCCGTTGAACGACCGCGGGAGCTACGCCGCGGGCGTCTGGGATCTGTTGCGCACCAAGCACTACGCGCCCGACGAGCTGCGCGTGCGGCCGCTGAACCCGTGGCACAGCGAGGACGTATCCCGCCCGTCGCGTTCGGTGCTGCCGCCGCTGATCAAGGGGTACGTCCGGCTCGGCGCCAAGGTGTGCGGACCGCCCGCGCTGGACGCCGACTTCGGCGTCGCCGACTTCCTGGTCCTGCTGGACCTGCAGAACGTCGACGAGCGCTACCTGAAGTTCTTCCTCGGCGCCGGTGGGGTCGGGGGATGACCACCCGGCACGCGTGGATGCCGCCGTCGCCGTGCGGTGACCACTGCCTCACCAGCGGCGAGCCGACCGTCCACTTCGTCCGCCGGGTGCTGCGCTTCACCGCGGCGATCCTGATGGTGCTGACCGCGCTGGCCGCCGTGCCCGCGCTGCTGGTGCTGCGCGGCCGGGCGCTGGATCGCTTGGTGCGCCTGGTCTTCGGTGGCGTGCTCCGGTCCTTCGGCATCCGGCTGGTGGTGCACGGCGGGGCCGATCTCGCCGCCGACCCGGCCCGTGGCGCGCTGGTGGTGAACAACCACATCTCCTGGCTGGACATCGTCGCGATCAACGCGGTGCGCCCGATGCGCGCGCTGGCCAAGCGGGAGATCGCCGGCTGGCCGGTGCTCGGCCTGCTGGTGGCCAAGGCGGGCACCATCTTCCTCGACCGCGAGAAGCTGACCACGCTGAAGTCCACAATGGACGAGCTGGCGGCGGCGCTGCGCGGTGGCTCGCTGGTCAACGTCACCCCGGAGGCGACCACCTGGTGCGGCCGCGCTTCCGGCCGGTTCACCACGGCCACCTTCCAGGCCGCGATCGACGGCGGGGTGCCGGTGCGCCCGATCGCGCTGCGCTACCGCCTCGCCGACGGCCGGGAGACCACCTGGCCCGCGTTCATCGGCCCGGAATCGCTGATCGACTCGCTGCGCCGGGTCGCCCGGTTGCGCGGGCTGGTGCTGGAAGTCTTCGTCTGCCCGGAAATCGCGCCCGGTCGCGCGGCGGACCGCCGTGAACTGGCCGGGCTCGCCGAGGCCGCGGTGTCGGCCGCGCTCGGCACCGTCTCGATCCCGGCTCAGCGCCGTCGCAAGGTCCGCAAGGTTGCCGTTCCGCCCGCGAAAGTGAGTTGACCTCCACCGCGGTGGAGCTTGCAGGCTGGGGTCATGACCGACACCCTGGCTCCGGGTCGCGGCGTGCTCTGGACCAGGGAGCACCGCGTCACCACCACCGGCATCCTGCTGGTGATCACGCTCGTCGCGTTCGAGAACATGGGCGTGGCCACCGCCATGCCGACGATGGTCGACGATCTCGACGGCACCGCGCTGTACTCATGGCCGTTCACCTCGTTCCTGGTCGCCAGCGTGGTGGCGACCGTGTTGTCCGGCAGGCTCGGCGACGCGCGCGGCCCGAAGCTCGGCCTGCTGACCGGGCCGCTGCTGTTCCTGGCCGGGCTGGTGGTCGCCGGAACCGCGGTGACCATGCCGCTACTGCTGCTCGGCCGCGTGTTGCAGGGCTTCGGGTCCGGGCTCGTGCTGGTGGCGGTGTCCCTGCTGATCGGGCTCGTTTACACCGACCGCGAGCGCCCGGTGATCTACGCCGCGAACGCGGCGGCGTGGGTGCTGCCGGGGGTGATCGGGCCGTCGATCGCCGGGCTGGTCACCGAGCGGTTCGGCTGGCGCTGGGTGTTCCTGGGGTTGATTCCGCTGGTCGGCATCGCCGTGGCGCTGCTGCTTTCGGTGGTGCGGCGGATGGAGCCGCACGTGCCGGGGGAGACCGAGCGGCGCGCGGGGGTGCCGTCGGCGGTGGTCGTGGCGATCGGCGTGGCGGCGCTGACCTGGGCCGCGCAGCACCCGTCCCCGCTGGCGCTGGTCTACGGCGCGATCGGTGCGGTGGCGCTGGTGCTCTCGCTGCGACGGCTGCTGCCGCCCGGCACGCTGACCCTGCGCGCCGGTCTGCCCACCGTGGTCGGCGCGCGGGCGCTGCTGTCGGGCGCTTTCTTCGGTATGGAGGCGTTCCTGCCGCTGACCCTGAGCACCGTGCACGGTTACAGCCCGGCCGCCGCCGGTCTGCCGCTCACGGTCACCGCGCTCGGCTGGTCGGCGGCGTCGATGTTGCAGGGCCGCTACCCGGACTGGTCGCGGGAACTGCTGCTGCGCACCGGGTTCGCGCTGGTCGCGGTCGGTGTCGGGGTGTTCGCGTTCGTCGCGCAGCCGTGGGCGCCGGGGTGGCTCGCCTACGCGTGCACCGCGATCGGCGGTGCGGGCATGGGACTGGCGATGCCCTCGGTGTCCCTGCTCCTGCTGCGGTTCTCGCCGGTCGCCGAGCGCGGGTTCACCATGTCGGCCAGCCAGCTGGGGGACTGGGTGGGCTCGGCGCTGACCGTGGGCTTCGGCGGCGTGCTGCTCACCGCGCTGGGCTCGGCGGACCGGCCGTCGGCGGCGATGGCCGTGGTCGGGGCGTCGATGGCGGGGGTCGCGCTGATCGGCTACCTCGCCACGCGGCGGTGGCCGGAACGAGGGTAGGTGAGCATCGTCACAAGCCCTCCGGGGCTACCCTGGAGGGTGCGATGACCTATCTCGACCACGCGGCGACCACTCCCATGGTGCCCGCCGCCGTCAAGGCGATGACCGAGGCATTGTCCACCGTGGGCAACGCCTCCTCGCTGCATTCCTCGGGACGGCGGGCGCGGCGGCTGGTCGAAGAGGCCAGGGAGACCGTGGCGACCGCGCTGGGCGCCCGGCCGTCCGAGGTGATCTTCACCGGCGGTGGCACGGAGAGCGACAATCTCGCGGTCAAGGGCATCTTCTGGGCGCGCCGGTCCGCCGACGAGCGGCGCCGCCGCATCCTGGTCAGTTCGGTCGAGCACCACGCCGTGACGGACACCGTGGAGTGGCTGGCCGCGCACTCCGGCGCCGAGGTCGACTGGCTGCCCGTGGACGAGACCGGCCGGGTCGATCCGGCGACGCTGCGCGCGGCCGTCGAGCGCGACCCCGCCGACGTCGCGCTGGTCACGGTGATGTGGGCGAACAACGAGGTCGGCACGGTCAACCCGATCGCCGAACTCGCCGCGATCTGCGCCGAGCACGACATCCCGCTGCACACCGACGCGGTGCAGGCGGTCGGCGGTGTGCCGGTCTCCTTCGCCGAGAGCGGTGCCGCCGCGCTGACGCTGACCGGGCACAAGCTGGGCGGCCCGTACGGCGTCGGCGCGCTGCTCCTGGGCCGCGACACCGCGTGCACCCCGGTGCTGCACGGTGGCGGGCAGGAGCGCGACGTGCGGTCCGGCACGCTCGACGTGCCCGCCATCCACGCCTTCGCGGTCGCCGTGCGAGCGGCCGTCGACGCGCAGCCCGAGCACGCGAAGCTGGTGGGCGAACTGCGCGAGGAACTGGTCACCGCGGTGCTGCGCGAGGTCCCGGACGCCCGGCTCAACGGGCATCCCGAGCACCGGATCCCCGGCAACGCGCACTTCACCTTCCCGGGGTGCGCCGGGGACAGCCTGCTGATGCTGCTCGACGCCAAGGGCATCGAATGCTCCACCGGTTCGGCCTGCACGGCCGGGGTGGCGCAGGCGAGCCACGTGCTGCTGGCGATGGGAGCCGAGCCGGCCGCGGCCCGCGGTTCGCTGCGGTTCTCGCTGGGGCACAGCTCGAGCCGTGCGGATGTGGAGGCGTTGGCCGCGGTGATCGGCGGGGTGGTCGCGCGGGCGCGGCAGGCAGGACTTTCCGGGATGCGCAAGGCGAAGGCGGAGGTGTGAGGCGCATGCGCGTATTGGCTGCGATGAGCGGTGGCGTGGATTCGGCGGTCGCGGCCGCCCGCGCGGTGGAAGCCGGGCACGAGGTGGTCGGCGTGCACCTGGCGCTCTCGGCGAAGCCGGGCACGCTGCGCACCGGTTCGCGCGGGTGCTGCACGATCGAGGACTCGCGCGACGCCCGGCGGGCCGCGGACATCCTCGGCATTCCCTTCTACGTCTGGGATTTCGCC
The genomic region above belongs to Amycolatopsis sp. YIM 10 and contains:
- a CDS encoding MFS transporter, with product MTDTLAPGRGVLWTREHRVTTTGILLVITLVAFENMGVATAMPTMVDDLDGTALYSWPFTSFLVASVVATVLSGRLGDARGPKLGLLTGPLLFLAGLVVAGTAVTMPLLLLGRVLQGFGSGLVLVAVSLLIGLVYTDRERPVIYAANAAAWVLPGVIGPSIAGLVTERFGWRWVFLGLIPLVGIAVALLLSVVRRMEPHVPGETERRAGVPSAVVVAIGVAALTWAAQHPSPLALVYGAIGAVALVLSLRRLLPPGTLTLRAGLPTVVGARALLSGAFFGMEAFLPLTLSTVHGYSPAAAGLPLTVTALGWSAASMLQGRYPDWSRELLLRTGFALVAVGVGVFAFVAQPWAPGWLAYACTAIGGAGMGLAMPSVSLLLLRFSPVAERGFTMSASQLGDWVGSALTVGFGGVLLTALGSADRPSAAMAVVGASMAGVALIGYLATRRWPERG
- a CDS encoding cysteine desulfurase family protein, with the translated sequence MTYLDHAATTPMVPAAVKAMTEALSTVGNASSLHSSGRRARRLVEEARETVATALGARPSEVIFTGGGTESDNLAVKGIFWARRSADERRRRILVSSVEHHAVTDTVEWLAAHSGAEVDWLPVDETGRVDPATLRAAVERDPADVALVTVMWANNEVGTVNPIAELAAICAEHDIPLHTDAVQAVGGVPVSFAESGAAALTLTGHKLGGPYGVGALLLGRDTACTPVLHGGGQERDVRSGTLDVPAIHAFAVAVRAAVDAQPEHAKLVGELREELVTAVLREVPDARLNGHPEHRIPGNAHFTFPGCAGDSLLMLLDAKGIECSTGSACTAGVAQASHVLLAMGAEPAAARGSLRFSLGHSSSRADVEALAAVIGGVVARARQAGLSGMRKAKAEV
- a CDS encoding 1-acyl-sn-glycerol-3-phosphate acyltransferase, which translates into the protein MTTRHAWMPPSPCGDHCLTSGEPTVHFVRRVLRFTAAILMVLTALAAVPALLVLRGRALDRLVRLVFGGVLRSFGIRLVVHGGADLAADPARGALVVNNHISWLDIVAINAVRPMRALAKREIAGWPVLGLLVAKAGTIFLDREKLTTLKSTMDELAAALRGGSLVNVTPEATTWCGRASGRFTTATFQAAIDGGVPVRPIALRYRLADGRETTWPAFIGPESLIDSLRRVARLRGLVLEVFVCPEIAPGRAADRRELAGLAEAAVSAALGTVSIPAQRRRKVRKVAVPPAKVS
- a CDS encoding electron transfer flavoprotein subunit alpha/FixB family protein, with the translated sequence MSEVLVLVDHVDGEVKKSTLELLTAARALGEPSAVVVGEPGTAGKVKDSLAAYGAAKVYVAESADAAGYLATPKVDALALLAEKASPAAVLVSATAEGKEVSGRLAARLDAGLLIDVVGVNSDGTVDQSVFGGAYSVKAKSAKGTPVISVRPGAVEAERADGAAAEEAVELPAVDPAKSARITGVEPIVGGDRPELTEASIVVSGGRGVGSAEKFDVVEKLADSLGAAVGASRAAVDSGYYPAQFQVGQTGKTVSPQLYIALGISGAIQHRAGMQTSKTIIAVNKDPEAPIFEIADFGVVGDLFNVAPQLTEAVAERKG
- a CDS encoding GNAT family N-acetyltransferase, encoding MTRSQLLVSTDQAGVELPAGAPRYSLLVANDNDEVVAAQRLRHRVFAEEMGATLHSPRPGLDIDEFDRFCDHLVVRDDNSGEIVGTYRMLPPERAAEAGRLYSDTEFDLTALADLRRSLVETGRSCVHPDHRSGAVVSLVWAGIARYMLLSGHRYLAGCASVPLNDRGSYAAGVWDLLRTKHYAPDELRVRPLNPWHSEDVSRPSRSVLPPLIKGYVRLGAKVCGPPALDADFGVADFLVLLDLQNVDERYLKFFLGAGGVGG
- a CDS encoding electron transfer flavoprotein subunit beta/FixA family protein, with protein sequence MTNIVVLVKQVPDTYSERKLSESDHTLDRESADAVLDEINERAVEEALKIKEAGEGEVTVLAVGPDRATDAIRKALSMGADKAIHVSDPALHGSDLLATAKVIAAAVRKVENVDLVIAGNEASDGRGGAVPAVVAELLGLPQLTHARQLTVEGTSVKVDRETADEGLTHLEASLPALVSVTEKINEPRYPSFKGIMAAKKKPVETLTVADLGIDAGEVGLGNAWSAVVEAAPKPPRTAGERVEDDGDGGKKVAEYLVGQKII